The following coding sequences lie in one Nitrospira sp. genomic window:
- a CDS encoding 16S rRNA (uracil(1498)-N(3))-methyltransferase, which translates to MPAFFIESSQIRGQTLTLSGELCHHLRASLRVKPGEVLRLTDGQRRRYQARVTAVTPQTLTAEILDCRLGQTDTAPGVLLAQALLKGDHMDWVVQKASELGVRTILPLIARHGVVRPQPERVSAQVARWQRIATEAAQQSEQWQPPRVLDPLDMRRFFTTHSANCALLLAERQETMGLAHVPLPTRPTDTLALLVGPEGGWAEEEISLAMEGQCRAVSLGEHILRADTAAVTALSIVQSRLGRLG; encoded by the coding sequence ATGCCGGCTTTTTTTATCGAGTCGTCCCAGATCCGCGGACAAACACTTACCCTCAGCGGTGAGCTTTGTCATCATCTGCGCGCCAGCTTGCGCGTCAAGCCAGGAGAAGTGCTCCGGCTGACTGATGGGCAGCGTCGTCGCTATCAGGCACGCGTCACCGCGGTGACCCCGCAGACGTTGACAGCAGAGATTCTCGACTGTCGGCTAGGACAGACCGACACAGCACCGGGTGTGCTCCTCGCGCAAGCCCTGCTCAAAGGCGACCATATGGATTGGGTGGTGCAGAAAGCGAGCGAGTTGGGCGTGCGCACAATTCTGCCGCTCATCGCTCGGCACGGGGTTGTGCGCCCACAACCGGAACGGGTCTCCGCCCAGGTCGCTCGCTGGCAGCGCATTGCCACCGAAGCCGCGCAACAATCGGAACAATGGCAGCCGCCGCGGGTACTTGATCCGCTAGACATGCGCCGATTTTTCACTACCCACTCGGCAAACTGCGCACTGCTGTTGGCCGAGCGACAGGAGACCATGGGCCTTGCTCACGTGCCGCTGCCGACGCGACCAACCGACACGCTGGCGCTACTCGTCGGACCTGAAGGGGGATGGGCGGAAGAAGAAATCTCCCTGGCCATGGAGGGACAGTGCCGCGCAGTAAGTCTGGGCGAGCATATTCTGCGAGCGGATACCGCGGCAGTGACGGCACTCAGTATCGTGCAGAGTCGATTGGGACGATTGGGGTAG